The following coding sequences lie in one Candidatus Eisenbacteria bacterium genomic window:
- a CDS encoding XrtA/PEP-CTERM system amidotransferase: MCGVAGLFDMRERRPPDRSLMQRMGDVILHRGPDSDGFLEEPGVGLVFRRLAIIDVKGGDQPIFNEDRTVALVYNGEIYNFQSLVEELVSLGHRFRTRTDTEVVVHAWEEWGERCVDRFRGMFAFALWDRSRETLFLARDRLGVKPLHYAALPDGTLVFGSELKSILCHPGLSRAIDPCAVEEYFAFGYIADPRTILSQVRKLPPGHTLCVRRGEPLPEPREYWDVSFRPNGVRTLDEACEELIPRFRECVRLRLISEVPLGAFLSGGVDSSAVVAMMAGLSSGPVNTCTMAFGERAFDESAYAEEVATRYGTSHQVERVNPDSFELIGLLGGIYDEPFADSSAIPTYRVCGLARKRVTVALSGDGGDESLAGYRRYRWHLHEETLRRAVPGAIRRPLFRALGAAYPKADWAPRIFRAKATLLGISRDSLDGYFHSVSLMTDEQRRSLYTESFRSELQGYHAIEVFRRHGRRAPRSSPLSLVQYLDLKTYLPGDILTKVDRASMAHSLEVRGPLLDHTLVEWLAGLPPAWKLRQGRGKYLFTRALEPYLSKELLYRPKMGFGVPLASWFRGPLRERLRQAVLGETMHGLGWFERSAIQRMVDQHQSGVRDHSAPLWSLMMFEASVSRLLGRTPVEAEGTEVGAGTA, translated from the coding sequence ATGTGCGGTGTAGCGGGACTGTTCGACATGCGGGAGCGCCGTCCCCCCGACCGTTCTCTCATGCAGCGCATGGGAGACGTGATCCTCCACCGGGGCCCCGACTCGGACGGCTTCCTCGAGGAGCCCGGCGTGGGGCTCGTGTTCCGGCGGCTCGCCATCATCGACGTGAAGGGCGGGGACCAGCCCATCTTCAACGAGGACCGGACCGTCGCCCTGGTCTACAACGGGGAGATCTACAACTTCCAGTCCCTCGTGGAGGAGCTCGTCTCGCTCGGGCACCGCTTCCGGACGCGAACCGACACCGAGGTCGTCGTCCACGCCTGGGAGGAGTGGGGCGAGCGGTGCGTCGACCGGTTCCGCGGGATGTTCGCGTTCGCGCTCTGGGATCGTTCCCGCGAGACACTCTTCCTCGCGCGCGATCGTCTCGGCGTGAAACCGCTCCACTACGCGGCGCTCCCCGACGGAACGCTCGTCTTCGGATCCGAGCTCAAGTCGATCCTGTGCCATCCCGGACTGTCGCGCGCGATCGATCCGTGCGCGGTCGAGGAGTACTTCGCGTTCGGCTACATCGCCGATCCCCGCACCATCCTGAGCCAGGTCCGGAAGCTGCCGCCGGGACACACGCTGTGCGTGCGCCGTGGCGAGCCCCTGCCCGAGCCGCGCGAGTACTGGGACGTCTCCTTCCGTCCGAACGGGGTCCGCACCCTGGACGAGGCGTGCGAGGAGCTGATCCCGCGCTTCCGGGAGTGCGTCCGGTTGCGGCTGATCTCGGAGGTCCCGCTCGGCGCGTTCCTCTCGGGCGGCGTCGATTCGAGCGCGGTGGTCGCGATGATGGCAGGGCTCTCGTCCGGGCCGGTGAACACCTGCACGATGGCCTTCGGGGAGCGCGCCTTCGACGAGTCGGCGTACGCCGAGGAAGTCGCCACGAGGTACGGGACGAGTCATCAGGTGGAGCGCGTGAATCCCGACAGCTTCGAGCTGATCGGTCTCCTGGGCGGGATCTACGACGAGCCCTTCGCGGACAGCTCCGCCATTCCGACCTACCGCGTCTGCGGCCTGGCGCGGAAGCGCGTCACGGTCGCGCTCTCCGGGGACGGCGGGGACGAGAGCCTCGCGGGATACCGGCGCTACCGATGGCACCTGCACGAGGAGACGCTGCGACGTGCCGTGCCCGGCGCGATCCGCCGTCCGCTCTTCCGCGCCCTGGGCGCGGCGTACCCGAAGGCGGACTGGGCGCCGCGGATCTTCCGCGCGAAGGCCACCCTGCTCGGCATCTCGCGCGACTCGCTCGACGGATACTTCCACAGCGTCTCGCTCATGACCGACGAGCAGCGTCGGAGCCTCTACACGGAGTCCTTCCGTTCCGAGCTCCAGGGCTATCACGCGATCGAGGTGTTCCGGCGCCACGGCCGGCGGGCCCCCCGCTCGAGCCCCCTGTCCCTGGTGCAGTACCTGGATCTGAAGACGTACCTGCCGGGAGACATCCTCACGAAGGTGGACCGCGCGAGCATGGCGCATTCGCTCGAGGTCCGGGGTCCGCTGCTCGATCACACGCTCGTCGAGTGGCTCGCGGGTCTGCCTCCCGCGTGGAAGCTGCGTCAGGGACGCGGCAAGTACCTCTTCACGCGGGCGCTGGAGCCGTATCTGTCGAAGGAGCTCCTCTACCGGCCCAAGATGGGGTTCGGCGTCCCGCTCGCGTCGTGGTTCCGCGGCCCCCTTCGCGAGCGGCTGCGCCAGGCGGTGCTCGGGGAGACGATGCATGGGCTCGGATGGTTCGAACGGAGCGCGATCCAGCGCATGGTCGACCAGCACCAGTCCGGCGTGCGCGACCACAGCGCACCGCTCTGGAGTCTCATGATGTTCGAGGCGAGCGTGAGCCGGCTCCTCGGCAGGACGCCGGTCGAGGCGGAAGGGACGGAGGTCGGCGCGGGAACGGCGTGA